From Neofelis nebulosa isolate mNeoNeb1 chromosome X, mNeoNeb1.pri, whole genome shotgun sequence:
TCACAAcctgtctcttctcttcccttatttcccttcttcttcatGATCAtagcaccctctctctctctctctctctctcacacacacacacacacacacccctacctccTGGAATAAGAGGCTTCTCAAAGGTTGTcgattttattttaatcatcatCATCTCTGTTCCATATGGTGTTAGACTTGTAGGATTGTCATTTGGCAGGGTCTTCTGGGCCTGAACTCAGTGATTTGAGTGTAGGCTACTACTCAATTTTTGTAAAAGGCCGAAACttcttggcttttttcactctCTTCACCTTCCTTGGAATTGTTGTACTAATATGAGAGGATCTTTTTCTTGACTTTCCACAAAGCAGTCTTTTTATTCCCCTCTGTATCTTGTTTACCTGGAAGGGCAACAGGGTGATTCCAGAAGGGCAATGGGTTGGAGGAAGAAGGTGGGGACTGAATGGAAAGGAAGGTTTCATGAGAAGGGGCACAGGTTAATGTGGAGTTTTGTGCCAGGCAAGGAAAGGGTGGGAGTCTTGGGGGAGGGGAatcaaagggaaagaagaggagggaattgGGTGAGGTGGTCTCACCTTGCCAGTCCCTGTGGATCTGGGTTGATAGTGGTTCTTTCTCTTCTTCGTTTTTGTGTTTGGGGTTAATTGTCTTGTGCTTAGTGTTGGTTGTTTCATAACTGTGCTCGCTCCCTCTGGCTTCCTGGTAACTTTAGCCATGTTGAAACCTCCCAATGGTCTTCTCCAGAGCTCCTGACCAGACTGTAAAATACCCCTTAGTGGTACAATGAGGAGCCACACCCTTTGGCTTTGTTTGTTCAGTTAGGCACTTGCCCCAGCCAGTAGGGGATATGCTGGGTAGGTGGGTGTGAGCTTAGACATCACAAAGAATCACTTCTGGCTCCtccctggggatgggggtgcTGGGTAAACCAAGAAGGTCTGGTTGGAGAGAGTGGGAATTTTCTCAACAACCCTTTCAAGAGCTTTCCTGAACTGACCCACCATTCTTTCTCATCATCTGCACACATGGCAGGCAGAGGGTGTTTCCTCCAAGCCCTGTCCTTTAGCCACTCTCATTCTTTGTTTCATTCTGTTCTTGCCTGTATTTCACTGTTGCCTAATATTTTGGATGTCTTACCTAAAATTCTTCCAAGATAATGTGACTATGTTTGTCTATGGAGATGCTAATCACCCCACTTCTTTTCAACAGTTGTCTTTTATGCACCTTGAAGACCATTCACATCTTGGCTATTACCAGGAAACTTTTCCCAGTGTCTTTGTCAAGCTCCTCAGTTTTCTATTCTATAGTCTGAAATTGCTGCCTTTGCCAGCAGTCAAAAcggtgtggtactggcataaggatacaCCCACAGATCAATCCAGTAGAAGTGAGAGTCCAAAAATAAGCCCATATATCTAGAGATATTTGTTATTGAGAACAGTGTCAAGAACATTCAATGGAAAACAATAGTTATTTCAACAGATGGTGTTttgacaactggatatccacacacaaaagaatgaatttggacccctacctcacatcatatactccaaatggatcatagacctaaacataagagctaaaactgataaactcttagaagaaacacAGGCAAAAATCTTCATGACACTTGAATAGGCTATAGTTTCTTAGGTATGACAACAAAAGCCAAAACAGTAGAAGGAAAATTTGATAAAttgacatcaaaattaaaaccctgtgattcaggggtgcctgggtggttcagttggttaagtgtccaactttggctcaggtcatgatctcatggttcatgggttcgagagccctgtgtcaggttctgtgttgacagctcagagcctgaagcctgcttcagattctgtgtctccctctccctcttcccctcccccacttgcactgcctctctctttctctctcaaaaataaataaacattaaaaaattaaacaaacaagaaaacaaaacaccctgTGATTCAACAGACCTCATGAAGAAAGTGAAGAGACAGAAATGAATgcacagaacaggagaaaaaacTTTATACGTCATATATCCATAACCAAAATTTATCCAGgtaatataaagaactctttcaactcaataataaaaagacaacccaatttaaaagtgggaaaaagaaggaggaggtcaaactttcactcctcacagatgacatgatactctatatggaaaacccaaaagattccaccaaaaaactgctagaactgatccatgaattcagcaaggtggcaggatataaaatcaatgtacagaaatcagttgcattcctatacaccaacaatgaagcaaccaaaagagaaatcaaggaattgatcccatttacaatagcaccgaaaaccataaaatacctaggaataaatctaaccaaagaggtgaaaaatctatacactgaaaactatagaaagcttatgaaagaaattaaagaaggcacaaaaaaatggaaaaacattccatgctcatggattggaagaacaaatattgttaaaatgtcaatactacacaaagcaatctacgtattcaatgcaatccctatcaaaataacactagcattcttcacagagctagaacaaacaatcctaaaatttgtatggaaccagaaaataccccaaacagcaaaagcaatcttgaaaaagaaaaccaaacaggaggtatcacaatcccagatgtcaagctatactacaaagctgtgatcatcaagacagtatggtactggcacaagaacagacactcagataaatggaacaggatagagaacccagaaatggacccacaaatgtatggccaactaatctttaacaaagcaggaaagaatatccaatggaataaagacagtctctttagcaagtggtgctgggaaaactggacagcgacatgcagaagaatgaacctagaccacttccttacaccatacacaaaaataaactcaaaatggatgaaagacctaaacataagacaggaagccatcaaaatcctcgagaaagcaggcaaaaacctctttgatcttggccgcaggaacttcttactcaacacgtctctgaaggcaagggaaacaaaagcaaaaatgaactactgggacctcatcaaaataaaaacttctgcacagtgaaggaaacaatcaacaaaactaaaaggcaactgacagaatgagagaagatatttgcaaatgacatatcagataaagggttagtatccaaaatctacaaagaacttatcaaactcagcacccaaaaaacaaataatccagtgaaaaaatgggcaaaagacatgaataggcacttctccaaagaagacatccagatggccaaccgacacatgaaaaaatgctcaacatcactcatcagggaaatacaaaccaaaaccacaacgagataccacctcacacctgtcagaatggctaacattaacaactcaggcaacaacagatgttggcaaggatgtggagaaagagtatctcttttgcattgttggtgggaatgcaagctggtgcagccactctggaaaacagtatgggggttcctcaaaaaactaaaaatagaactaccctacgacccagcaattgcactactaggcatttatccaagggatagaggtgtactgttttgaagggacacaggcacccccatgtctATGGAAGCACTTTCAGCAATAacctaagtatggaaagagcccaaatgtccatcgatggatgaatggataaagaagaagtgccatatatatacaatggggtattactcggcaatcaaaaagaatgaaatcttgccatttgcaactacgtggatagaactagaaggtattatgctaagcaaaattagtcagccagagaaagacaaatatcatatgacttcactcataagaggactttaagagacaaaacagatgaacataagggaagggaagcaaaaataatataaaaacagggagggagacaacacataagagactcttaaatatggagaacaaacagagggtaactggagggattgtgggaggggggatgggctaaatgggtaagggacattaagaaatctactcctgaaggggtgcctgggtggctcagtcagttaagcgtccgacttcgactcaggtgatgatctcatggtttgtgggttcaagccccgtgtcaggctctgtgctgacagctcagagctcagagcctggaacctgcttcagattctgtgtctccctctctctctgcccctccccggctcacactctgtctctctctctctctctctttcaaaaataaataaacattaaaaaaaaattttaaagaggggcgcctgggtggcgcagtcggttgagcgtccgacttcagccaggtcacgatctcgcggtccgtgagttcgagccccgcgtcaggctctgggctgatggcttggagcctggagcctgtttctgattctgtgtctccctctctctctctgcccctcccccgttcatgctctgtctctctctgtcccaaaaataaaaaaaaaaaaaataataaaaattttaaagaaaaaaaagaaatctactcctgaaatcattgatgcactatatgctaactaacttggatgtaaactaaaaaaataaattaaataaagtgataaaaaataaaataaaataacaaaaataataaatgaataaataaataaataaataaataaataaataaaagtgggcaaaagacctgtaagacgcttctccaaagaagatacaccaGTGGtcaataagcatataaaaaggtactcaacattattagccaccaaaaaaatgcaaatcaaaaccaaaatgagataccacttcacacccactaggatataGATAAGTAAAAAGTAAGCTAATAACATGTATTGATGAGACTGTAAAACATTGGAACCCTCATACCCTGCTtatgggaacgtaaaatggtgcagcagtttgaaaaaaatgtgcagttccccaaaaagctaaacatagagttaccacatGACCATGTGCATATCGTTGCTACGAACATTCATGAACAAGTTTTGTGCATATACGGTTTTCATTTCTCATGGGAACTCCGCTCCTAGGTCCATACCCAcgagaaatgaaaactacatccacacaaaaactcatACACGAATGTTCCTGGCAGCATTATTcccaatagccaaaaggtggaaacaactcaaatgtccaccaactggtgaatggatacataaaatgtgggaTATTCTTTGGccataaaataaatggaattcaAATCCATGCTACACCATGCGGGAGCCTTGAAAACatcgtgctaagtgaaagaaaccagttgCAAAGGACTAcatattatgattccatttacatgaaatgtctaCAATGGGCAAAGCTATAAACACAAAAGGCGCTAGTGGTGGCATAAGGCTACTCAGGGAATAGGGAGATTGGAAGGTGATGATTATGGCGTGCAGAGCTTCTTTTGGTcatcatgaaaatattctaaaattgatttagATGAAGACTGCAGAACTCTGTGCATGTATTAAGACAATGAATGgtgggggagttccggaagatggcggcgtaggaggacgctgggctcaccgcgcgtcctgctgatcacttagattccacctatacctgcctaaataacccagaaaaccgccagaggattagcagaacggagtctccggagccaagcgcagacgagaggcccacggaagagggtaggaagggcggcgaggcggtgcgcgctccacggactggcgggagggagccggggcggaggggcggctcgccggccaagcagagcccccgagtcgggctggcaaaagcggaggggccggacggactgtgttccgacagcaagctcgacttagcgtctgggaggtcataagttaacagctctgctcagaaagcgggaaggctggaggacaaagggagggagagctgctgagcccccggacggcagagctcagcttggcggggaacaaaggcgctcgccagcaccatctcccccgcccatcccccagccaaaatcccaaagagaaccagttcctgccagggaacttgctcgctccgcgcaaacacccaactctgtgcttctgcggagccaaacctccggcagtggatctgactccctcccgctgccacagggcgcctcctgaagtggatcacctaaggagaagcgagctaagcctgcccctcccgcccccgtgcaccttgcctaaccaccccagctaatacgccagctccccagcaccacaagcctggcagtgtgcaagtagaccagacgggccacaccaccccacagtgaatcccgcccctaggagaggggaagagaaggcacacaccagtctgactgtggccccagcggtgggctgggggcagacatcaggtcggactgcggccccgcccaccaactccagttatacaccacagcacgggggaagtgccctgcgggtcctcaccgctccagggactatccaaaatgaccaaacggaagaattcccctcagaagaatctccaggaaataacaacagctaatgaactgatcaaaaaggatttaaataatataacagaaagtgaatttagaataatagtcataaaattaatcgctgggcttgaaaacagtatacaggacagcagagaatctcttgctacagagatcaagggactaaggcacagtcacgaggagctgaaaaacgctttaaacgaaatgcaaaacaaaatggaaaccacgacggctcggattgaagaggcagaggagagaataggtgaactagaagataaagttatggagaaagaggaagctgaaagaaagagagataaaaaaatccaggagtatgaggggaaaattagagaactaagtgatacactaaaaagaaataatatacgcataattggtatcccagaggaggaagagagagggaaaggtgctgaaggggtacttgaagaaattatagctgagaacttccctgaactggggaaggaaaaaggcattgaaatccaagaggcacagagaactcccttcagacgtaacttgaatcgatcttctgcacgacatatcatagtgaaactggcaaaatacaaggataaagagaaaattctgaaagcagcaagggataaacgtgccctcacatataaagggagacctataagactcgtgactgatctctcctttgaaacttggcaggccagaaaggcttggcacgatatcttcagtgtgctaaacagaaaaaatatgcagccgagaatcctttatccagcaagtctgtcatttagaatagaaggagagataaaggtcttcccaaacaaacaaaaactgaaggaatttgtcaccacgaaaccagccctacaagagatcctaagggggatcctgtgagacaaagtaccagagacatcactacaagcataaaacatacagacatcacaatgactctaaacccgtatctttctataataacactggatgtaaatgtattaaatgcgccaaccaaaagacatagggtatcagaatggataaaaaaaaacaagacccatctatttgctgtctacaagagactcattttagacctgaggacacctttagattgagagtgaggggatggagaactatttattatgctactggaagccaaaagaaagctggagtagccatacttatatcagacaaactagactttaaattaaaggctgtaacaagagatgaagaagggcattatataataattacagggtctatccatcaggaagagctaacaattataaatgtctatgcgccaaataccggagcccccagatatataaaacagttactcataaacataagcaaccttattgataagaatgtggtcattgcaggggactttaacaccccacttacagaaatggatagatcatctagacacacagtcaataaagaaacaagggccctgaatgatacattggatcagatggacttgacagatatatttagaactctgcatcccaaagcaacagaatatactttcttctcgagtgcacatggaacattctccaagatagatcatatactgggtcacaaaacagcccttcataagtttacaagaattgaaattataccatgcatactttcagaccacaatgctatgaagcttgaaatcaaccacaggaaaaagtctggaaaacctccaaaagcatggaggttaaagaacaccctactaacgaatgagtgggtcaaccaggcaattagagaagaaattaaaaaatatatggaaacaaacgaaaatgaaaatacaacaatccaaacgctttgggatgcagcgaaggcagtcctgagaggaaaatacattgcaatccaggcctatctcaagaaacaagaaaaatcccaaatacaaaatctaacagcacacctaaaggaaatagaagcagaacagcaaaggcagcctaaacccagcagaagaagagaaatcataaagatcagagcagaaataaacaatatagaatctaaaaaaactgtagagcagatcaacgaaaccaagagttggttttttgaaaaaataaacaaaattgacaaacctctagccaggcttctcaaaaagaaaagggagatgacccaaatagataaaatcatgaatgaaaatggaaatattacaaccaatccctcagagatacaaacaattatcagggaatactatgaaaaattatatgccaacaaattggacaaccttgaagaaatggacaaattcctaaacacccacactcttccaaaactcaatcaggaggaaatagaaagcttgaacagacccataaccagcgaagaaattgaatcggttatcaaaaatctcccaacaaataagagtccaggaccagatggcttcccaggggagttctaccagacatttaaagcagagataatacctatccttctcaagctattccaagaaatagaaagggaaggaaaacttccagactcattctatgaagccagtattactttgattcctaaaccagacagagacccagtaaaaaaagagaactacaggccaatatccctgatgaatatggatgcaaaaattctcaataagatactagcaaatcgaattcaacagcatataaaaaggattattcaccatgatcaagtgggattcattcctgggatgcagggctggttcaacattcgcaaatcgatcaacatgatacatcacattaacaaaaaaaaagagaagaaccatatgatcctgtcaatcgatgcagaaaaggcctttgacaaaatccagcaccttttcttaataaaaacccttgagaaagtcgggatagaaggaacatacttaaagatcataaaagccatttatgaaaagcccacagctaacatcatcctcaatggggaaaaactgagagctttttccctgagatcaggaacacgacagggatgcccactctcaccgctgttgtttaatatagtgctggaagttctagcatcagcaatcagacaacaaaaggaaatcaaaggcatccaaattggcaaagatgaagtcaagctttcgctttttgcagatgacatgatattatacatggaaaatccgatagactccaccaaaagtctgctagaactgatacatgaattcagcaaagttgcaggatacaaaatcaatgtacagaaatcagttgcattcttatacactaacaatgaagccacagaaagacaaataaagaaactaatcccattcacaattgcaccaagaagcataaaatacctaggaataaatctaaccaaagatgtaaaagatctgtatgctgaaaactatagaaagcttatgcaggtaattgaagaagatataaagaaatggaaagacattccctgctcatggattggaagaataaatattgtcaaaatgtcaatactacccaaagctatctacacattcaatgcaatcccaatcaaaattgcaccagcattcttcttgaaactagaacaagccatcctaaaattcatatggaaccacaaaaggccccgaatagccaaagtaattttgaagaagaagaccaaagcaggaggcatcacaatcccagactttagcctctactacaaagctgtaatcatcaagacagcatggtattggcataaaaacagacacatagaccaatggaatcgaatagaaaccccagaactagacccacaaacgtatggccaactcatttttgacaaagcaggaaagaacatccaatggaaaaaatacagtctctttaacaaatggtgctgggagaactggacagcaacatgcagaaggttgaaactagaccactttctcacaccattcacaaaaataaactcaaaatggataaaggacctgaatgtgagacaggaaaccatcaaaaccttagaggagaaagcaggaaaagacctctctgacctcagccgtagcaatctcttactcggcacatccccaaaggcaagggaattaaaagcaaaagtgaattactgggaccttatgaagataaaaagcttctgcacagcaaaggaaacaaccaacaaaactaaaaggcaaccaacggaatgggaaaagatatttgcaaatgacacatcggacaaagggctagtatccaaaatctataaagagctcatcaaactccacacccgaaaaacaaataacccagtgaagaaatgggcagaaaacatgaatagacacttctctaaagaagacatccggatggccaacaggcacatgaaaagatgttcaacgtcgctcctcatcagggaaatacaaatcaaaaccacactcagataccacctcacgccagtcagagtggccaaaatgaacaaatcagaagactatagatgctggagaggatgtggagaaatgggaaccctcttgcactgttggtgggaatgcaaattggtgcagccgctctggaaagcagtgtggaggttcctcagaaaattaaaaatagacctaccctatgacccagcaatagcactgctaggaatttatccaagggatacaggagtactgatgcataggggcacttgtaccccaatgtttatagcagcactctcaacaatagccaaattatggaaagagcctaaatgtccatcaactgatgaatggataaagaaattgtggtttatatacacaatggaatactacgtggcaatgagaaaaaatgaaatatggccttttgtagcaacgtggatggaactggagagtgtgatgctaagtgaaataagccatacagagaaagacagataccatatggtttcactcttatgtggatcctgagaaacgtaacagaaacccatgggggaggggaagggaaaaaaaaaaaaagaggttagagtgggagagagccaaagcataagagactgttaaaaactgagaacaaactgagggttgatggggggtgggagggagggcagggtgggtgatgggtattgaggagggcaccttttgggatgagcactgggtgttgtatggaaaccaatttgacagtaaatttcatatattaaaaaaaataaataaaaaaaaaagacaatgaatggTACGTTATAAACAGGTGGATTGTATGGTAGgtgaatcatatctcaataaagctgttaaaaaaaaacaatgaacaagaACCGTCCTCATAAAGGTAGTTTATTAGTTAGTGCTTTATAATCAAAAAGTACTTTGCAATCAGACCTGGTTCTGAGTCTTGACTCTACCACCTacaagctgtgtggccttaggtgaatcatttctccctttctctcagtttcctcttctgtaaaacatGCTTAACAGTACGATCTACCTTATATGGTGATTATAAgggttaaattaaataaatggtgaTTTTTCAGACGTGAAAATATGAAGACCCCAAGAATATATTTGTGGACTCCTGAGAATATGCCCCCTGGTCTGAAGTTTAAGAAACGCTGCCATCTCTGTTCATCACAATCACCAAAAGCAGTGCTGAAACAGACAAGGAAGGCATGTATCACAGTTCACTTATGTGGAGTCCCCAAGATCATCCAGAATATACTCACTCATTAGATCTaagagaacaggggcgcctgggtggctcagttggttaagcatccaactcttggtttcaggtcaggtcgtgagctcaccaTTCATGGGCTTGAGCtctgagcttgggattctctctctcaaaataaataaagaaactgaaaacaaacttacaaaaaataaatagatctaaACAGAACATTTTATACTTACTGCAGAGAACTCACTGACCTTAACCTCCTTGAGAATATCTCCATGGCAACCGTAACTCTCATATTCCGCTGGAGGAGTGTAAAGTGTTACAACTACTTTGAACAACTGGTTGGCAGTCAGTatacctacaatggaatattagtcagcattacaaaggaaggaaattcttaaacgtttatttatttatttttgagagacagagagagagagagtgcaagcgagggaggggcagacagagagggagacagaatccgaagcaggctccaggcttcacgagctgtcagtacagagcccggcctggaggctcaaactcacaaaccgtgagatcatgaccagagccaaagtcgggcgcttaaccgactgagccacccaggcacccctcgaatATGGCTTAGTGCATGATAACAAGGAGGTGCATGAGgaacatttgtttctttattctattttcgTGAGatgcaagagaagagaaaatatgcaTTAATAAAAACTTCTTTGAAGTGTAATGCTTGCATGCCCTGCTTAAGTATTAAAACTGccagttgggggcgcctgggtggcgcagtcggttaagcggccgacttcagccaggtcacgatctcgcggtccgtgagttcgagccccgcgtcgggctctgtgctgacagctcggagcctggagcctgtttccaattctgtgtctccctctctctgcccctcccccgttcatgctctgtctctctctgtcccaaaaataaataaaaaaaaacgttgaaaaaaaaaaaaaactgccagtTGTTCATATTCACAAGACTATTTTCTTGCAAAAGCTGATTTGACTGTGACTTCTAATGAGAGGTAAGTGGATACAACGACTCAGGAATGGAAGAGATAGAGAATTATCTGCATTTGACTCATCCGTATGCTGGATTAGACTCATCAATAGCCACTGGCCATAGTATGACTGTTGAAAATacgtccaggggcgcctgggtggctcagttcgttgtgtccgacttcggctcaggtcatgatctcgtggtccgtgggttcgagccccacgttgggctctgtgctgacagctcagagactggagcctgcttcagattctgtgtctccctctctctctgcgactcccccactcgtgctctgtctctctcaaaaacatttaacatactactgaactatacactaaaaaattattgatggcacatttgattttttctgttttttaaccacaattttaaaaaataaaaataaaataaagcaatttctaaattaaaaaaagaaagaaagaaagaaggaaaagacaaagctTCTCACCTCAAGTCCAACACAGCGGTCCTCCTCCTTGGCTGCATTTTGGAATCAcctaagatttaaaattttctgatggCTGAGCCCCACCTTAGAGACTCTGACCACCTTTGTCTGGGGCATGGACGAATAATTTAGGTGATTCTAAAATACAGCCAAGACCACTGAACTAGAGATTCAGAGTTGGTGTGGAGGTCTCCCTGGG
This genomic window contains:
- the LOC131502706 gene encoding uncharacterized protein LOC131502706 codes for the protein MAKVTRKPEGASTVMKQPTLSTRQLTPNTKTKKRKNHYQPRSTGTGKVNKIQRGIKRLLCGKSRKRSSHISTTIPRKVKRVKKAKKFRPFTKIE